In the genome of Magnolia sinica isolate HGM2019 chromosome 2, MsV1, whole genome shotgun sequence, one region contains:
- the LOC131237136 gene encoding CO(2)-response secreted protease — MKGLQISYHLFLPIFLLLFVVFVVQVRGEKEKEKNVYVVYMGATTSTGPSLRDDHVQLLASVLEREVGHAEKSILHSYKHGFSGFTARLSVEEARAMAKKPAVVSVFVDPILQLHTTRSWDFLQYQTDLETDSNNGSDADSASGGTDTIIGLLDTGVWPESESFSDGGMGEIPARWKGVCKGGYDFNASSCNRKLIGARYYNDPDSASRAKTHDETARDSQGHGTHTASTAAGGSVPEASYYGLAVGTAKGGSPTSRIAVYKVCGLGGCLGSAILAAFDDAIADGVDVLSLSLGASVYLMPDFDSDPIAIGAFHAVEKGIIVVCSAGNNGPIAKSVVNAAPWILTVGATTIDRDMESDVILGGNSTLVKGEAINFSNLGKSPVYPLIYGGSAKTNSSSEDDARNCNLNALDRNKINGTIVLCEHSDTIYSKRQKRDMVKKLGGVGLVLVDDTEKLVAFTYGVYPMTVISSDAAAEIHSYINSTRNPVATILPTVSVTEYKPAPAVAYFSSRGPSIQTGNILKPDVAAPGVNILAAWIPTNDSSEVPPGQKPSQFNLLSGTSMACPHVSGIAATIKSKNPTWSPAAIRSAIMTTATQTNNDRAPLTQDSGSIATPYDYGAGEVSPSGALQPGLVYEIETNDYLLFLCNYGYQASMIKKIASIPDGFSCPNDSSKDLISNLNYPSIAISKFDGKGSKKVNRTVTNVGADESVYVASVKSPSGLVVKVVPDTLEFTKTSKKMSYQVIFSSSASSSPATGDVFGSITWTDGKHKVRSPFVVTNA, encoded by the exons ATGAAAGGCCTTCAAATCTCTTACCATCTCTTCCTTCCaatctttcttctcctctttgtTGTTTTTGTTGTTCAAGTTAGGggggagaaagagaaggagaagaatgtTTACGTGGTATACATGGGTGCAACTACTTCTACTGGGCCATCCTTGAGAGATGATCATGTCCAGCTCCTTGCTTCGGTTTTGGAAAG GGAAGTGGGCCACGCAGAGAAGTCAATACTGCACAGCTACAAACACGGGTTTTCTGGATTCACCGCACGCTTATCTGTGGAAGAGGCACGTGCCATGGCAAAAAAACCCGCCGTTGTATCAGTTTTTGTGGACCCCATCTTACAGCTCCACACAACCCGATCTTGGGATTTCCTACAGTACCAAACAGACTTAGAGACAGACTCCAACAACGGTTCCGATGCTGACTCAGCGTCTGGTGGGACAGACACTATCATTGGACTTTTGGACACTG GCGTGTGGCCAGAGTCGGAGAGCTTTAGCGATGGAGGGATGGGAGAAATTCCGGCTCGGTGGAAGGGAGTGTGCAAGGGAGGATACGACTTCAATGCTTCCAGCTGTAACAG GAAGCTGATAGGCGCAAGATACTACAATGACCCGGATTCTGCATCAAGAGCAAAGACACATGATGAGACTGCCCGGGACTCACAGGGCCATGGAACACACACAGCCTCAACAGCGGCTGGTGGCTCTGTACCTGAAGCGTCTTACTATGGACTTGCTGTGGGAACTGCCAAGGGTGGTTCACCCACATCCAGGATCGCAGTCTACAAGGTATGCGGTTTGGGTGGATGCCTGGGTTCGGCGATCCTTGCAGCATTCGATGATGCTATTGCTGATGGCGTTGATGTACTTTCACTATCCCTCGGGGCGTCAGTATACTTGATGCCAGACTTCGATAGCGATCCAATCGCGATTGGAGCATTTCATGCAGTGGAGAAGGGGATCATTGTGGTCTGCTCAGCGGGGAATAATGGGCCGATTGCAAAATCTGTCGTGAATGCAGCTCCTTGGATTTTGACGGTCGGTGCAACAACCATCGATCGGGATATGGAATCGGATGTTATTTTGGGAGGGAACAGTACTCTGGTCAAG GGTGAAGCTATAAATTTCTCCAATCTTGGAAAATCCCCTGTTTATCCGTTGATATATGGCGGATCTGCTAAAACCAATTCAAGCTCTGAGGATGACGCAAG AAACTGCAATCTGAATGCATTagacagaaacaaaatcaatgggACGATTGTTCTTTGTGAGCATTCGGACACCATATATTCGAAGAGACAGAAGAGGGATATGGTGAAGAAGTTGGGAGGAGTTGGGCTGGTTTTGGTTGACGACACAGAGAAGCTTGTCGCTTTTACTTATGGTGTTTATCCAATGACGGTAATCTCttctgatgctgctgctgagatTCATTCCTACATTAATTCTACAAG aAACCCGGTTGCAACAATTCTACCAACTGTTTCGGTGACAGAATATAAACCCGCCCCTGCTGTGGCCTACTTCTCATCTCGAGGGCCTTCCATTCAGACGGGAAACATTCTCAAG CCGGATGTTGCTGCACCAGGTGTGAATATTCTTGCAGCATGGATACCAACAAACGATTCATCAGAAGTCCCTCCAGGCCAAAAGCCATCCCAATTCAATTTACTGTCGGGGACGTCAATGGCATGTCCACATGTTTCCGGCATTGCTGCCACAATCAAATCTAAGAACCCGACGTGGAGTCCTGCTGCCATCCGTTCAGCCATTATGACAACAG CAACTCAAACAAACAACGACAGGGCTCCACTCACACAAGATTCGGGCTCCATCGCCACACCATACGATTACGGTGCAGGGGAAGTCAGCCCATCTGGAGCATTGCAGCCAGGGCTAGTATACGAAATAGAAACAAATGACTACCTCCTCTTTCTCTGCAATTATGGATATCAGGCATCAATGATAAAGAAGATTGCATCAATTCCTGACGGGTTCAGCTGCCCAAACGATTCTAGTAAGGATTTGATCTCCAATCTCAACTACCCATCAATCGCAATCTCCAAATTTGATGGAAAAGGGAGCAAGAAAGTGAATAGAACAGTAACGAATGTGGGTGCTGATGAGTCAGTGTATGTCGCAAGTGTAAAATCCCCATCTGGGTTGGTTGTGAAGGTGGTACCTGATACACTTGAATTCACAAAGACTAGCAAGAAGATGAGCTACCAAGTGATCTTTTCATCATCTGCATCATCTTCTCCAGCAACAGGAGATGTATTCGGATCTATTACTTGGACTGATGGAAAGCATAAAGTTAGATCTCCATTTGTTGTAACAAATGCCTGA